Proteins from one Elusimicrobiales bacterium genomic window:
- the hisS gene encoding histidine--tRNA ligase: MTIQSVRGFRDILPPQSRRFADFEKIAREVFALYGYGEIRVPAVEMRELFVKSTGETTDIVEKEMYSFEDAGGRKLALRPEGTPGVARAYIEQNLSAQSPRQKLFYMGNMYRAERPQQGRYREFEQIGAECIGNPHPAADAEIIALLSDILRRAGINDFSVEINSLGCAQCRPAHREKLIAFLNSRKETLCENCKKRIEKNPLRALDCKTDGPALFKDAPVQELCPDCGKHFDAVQLFLKETGIPFAVNRAIVRGLDYYSRTVFEFRNARLGAQDAIAGGGRYDALIRSMGGPEAAAVGWGLGVDRAVSLMPEAAYPGPEVFVISMEEAAHSAAFKLMAELRKAGISTDGGAFAQSMKAQLKAADKCGAKFAAIIGGNELAKQSAAVKNLKTGEQAEIPFQDIARHLAKETP; this comes from the coding sequence ATGACTATACAATCGGTGCGCGGTTTCAGGGACATTCTGCCGCCGCAGTCGCGGCGGTTCGCGGATTTTGAAAAAATAGCGCGCGAAGTCTTCGCGCTATACGGCTACGGCGAAATCCGCGTTCCCGCAGTGGAGATGCGCGAGCTTTTCGTCAAATCCACCGGCGAGACGACTGATATAGTGGAAAAGGAGATGTATTCCTTTGAGGACGCCGGCGGCCGCAAACTGGCGCTCCGTCCCGAGGGTACTCCGGGCGTGGCGCGCGCCTATATAGAGCAGAACCTGTCCGCCCAGTCGCCCAGGCAGAAGCTGTTTTATATGGGCAATATGTACCGCGCCGAGCGTCCGCAGCAGGGCCGCTACCGGGAGTTTGAGCAAATCGGCGCGGAGTGTATCGGCAATCCCCATCCGGCGGCGGACGCGGAGATTATAGCCCTGCTGTCCGATATTCTGCGCCGCGCGGGAATAAACGATTTCTCCGTGGAAATCAACAGCCTCGGCTGCGCGCAATGCCGTCCCGCGCACCGCGAAAAACTGATAGCTTTTCTCAATTCCCGCAAAGAGACGCTTTGCGAAAACTGCAAAAAGCGCATAGAGAAAAACCCGCTGCGCGCGCTGGACTGCAAAACCGACGGCCCCGCATTGTTCAAAGACGCGCCGGTTCAGGAGTTATGCCCGGATTGCGGGAAACACTTTGACGCCGTGCAGCTTTTTCTTAAGGAAACCGGCATTCCTTTCGCGGTCAACCGCGCGATAGTGCGCGGGCTGGACTATTACAGCCGCACGGTGTTTGAATTCCGCAATGCAAGACTGGGCGCGCAGGACGCCATAGCCGGCGGCGGAAGGTATGACGCCCTCATCCGCTCAATGGGCGGGCCTGAGGCGGCGGCGGTAGGCTGGGGCCTCGGCGTGGACCGGGCAGTATCGCTTATGCCGGAAGCCGCATATCCCGGCCCGGAAGTTTTTGTAATCAGCATGGAGGAAGCCGCCCATTCCGCCGCATTCAAATTGATGGCGGAACTGCGCAAGGCGGGCATTTCAACCGACGGCGGGGCATTCGCGCAGAGCATGAAGGCGCAGCTCAAGGCGGCGGACAAATGCGGCGCCAAATTCGCCGCCATAATAGGCGGCAACGAGCTGGCAAAACAATCCGCCGCCGTCAAGAATCTCAAAACCGGGGAGCAGGCGGAAATTCCCTTTCAGGATATTGCAAGACACCTTGCCAAGGAGACGCCATGA